TCCTACCCTTTATTTTGCTCCATTTATGGTCCAGATTGACCTAATGATACTACTTCCTCACTAGTATCGTAATATCATTTGAATGTATCATTAATATCAACATagataattttgacaaaaataAGTTGATTACAAAACTGCTCTAATGAAGAGTGGATTTAACCAATGGTACTACTGGCTAGGTAGTATCAAAAGGCACCGTAAAAACTCTCCATGGGGTGCTTCCTCGTACGTACAAACTTAAGGCAGCACACTCCTTACATTACATCGTGCTCATTCCTCCTTACTATTTCTTATCTTACATCAGACGGCCGTTCTTACACTGACGCGGCGCCGGGTTTGGCACCCCCGTAGCTGGCGAAGGACGCGGGCTTGGCGGGCGCCTGGAGGGATACCGTATCGCTGCCAAGCGTCATCACCACCGACGCCATCACCGGCCGGTCGCCCGGGTTCTCCTGCACGCAGAGCAGCCCAATGTGGATGCATCTCCGTACCTCGTCTTCCGAGAAGCTGCCATTCAGGGCCGGATCTACCATCTCCAGCGCTGTCCCGGCCATCCAGTGCTCCCACATCTGCAACGTACGTTTAATTGGATTGGTGCGCACCTTCAGACAGGGCTGCAAAGTTGTTCATCTCTGCCACTCGCGGCATACGTAATGGCGACTAGATATTCAGAAGTTTACTTACCCAAGTCAAGAGATCTTCAGACCGCTGTGAGTCGGAGCAGCAGTTGTTGCTTCTTCCCGTCACGATCTCGAGGACCAGGACGCCGAAGCTGAACACGTCTGACTTGACAGAGTAGTGCCCGCGCATTCGGTACTCCGGCGCCATGTATCCGCTGGAACAGAGGAAGATGCAATGGCGGTTGAGGCCTCCATCAGTCATAAACTAGCTGGATGAACATTTAAGCAGAGCTATATCTTGAACTGGGCTACAATAATATCAGTATTAAATTGTGGGTACTGACTATGTGCCGACGAGATGGTTTGTGACAGCATGGGTTTGCTCTCTACTGAAAATTCTCGCCAGGCCAAAGTCTGATATCTTGGGGCTCATGTTGCTGTCTAGCAAGAtgttgctcgccttgagatcacGGTGGACAACTTTGAGCTGGGAGTCTTCGTGGAGGTATTGGAGGCCACGAGCGATGCCGTCGATAATATTGTACCTCTTTCCCCAGTCCAGGCGCTTGCGTTTCTCGGTGTCTGACATTACATTGATCAGATCAGATGGAAGATGGTGCCAACGTTTGCAGATGAAACAGAACAGAGGATAATGGAATCGAGAACGACACGATCAGTACCGAAAATGACGAGGTCGAGGCTCCTGTTAGGAACGAACTCGAAGACGAGCAGCCTCTCCTGTTGCTCTAAGCAGACGCCAACAAGGCTGACGAGATTCTTGTGCTTAAGCTTGGCAACCACAGCGAGCTCATTCGCCAGCTCGTCTACTCCCTGTGATAAGCTCTTGGACATCCTCTTCACTGCTATTTCGTCACCGTCCGGGAGAACACCCTGCTCAAGTTAATTAATAAGCCAACGCGGCTCAGTTACAAGAAGTCTCCAACTCTCGATCCTGTTTAAGAAGATGCCTACTACATTACCTACCTTATACACCGCACCAAATTCACCCTCACCAAGCTTGTTGCCTTCTGCAAAATCCCCAGTTGCAGCTCGCAAGGTAGATAGGTCTATTAACATCGTGTCTACAATCTCCATGCCCTCTGCTTCGTTGTTGTAATCCGGACCTGTTCAGCGTGCACACACGTGAAATGTTGCTCACTTGCACGCTGAAAAGCTAAGCCTACGAATTTTGCAGTGCATACCCGAttgctttgtttttgttggactcctcctcctccagaaACACAGGAGAGTGATGAGGTTCATGGCTGCTAGAACCGGCAGCACAGCAATAAGAACCAATCCAGGAACACTGTACTTTCTCCCTGTGATAAGATAATAAATGTGAAAAAACTATTTTTTTCTGGAAAAGGAGAGGCAGGTTATTTTCTTTCTATGTAATGCTCACATGATCATAGATTCATATAAAGTCCCAATAATGAAAATTGAAGAAGAGTATGAATTGCAGCTAGTGCGCAGTACTTGTATGTTAAGCATTTCGCCCAATTATAAAGATGAAACAAAAACTCTATAAGCCATGCATGATTCACCTGCTCCGCCggccggcaccgccgccggtggtgcgggtgcgggtgcgggtgctaGCGCTCCAGAGCTTGGTGCGGCAGAATTCGGTGAGTGTGCTGCCGCTTGCCGGACCATCACCGGACCGTCCATAAAAGGGTCCGTCTGATACCGGATGCTGCATCTGACCCCAAGAACCATGCCCACGCTACTGTTGGTGTACAGCAGGGACAGCCGCGATACTGCCCCGGCCAGGCACCGCCAGCACCGCGCCGGCGTGAGGTCCGGCGTCGGCGTGCACTGCGCCCAGCTGTACAGCTTGGGGAAGTCCGGCAGGTCCATGtcgacctcgccggccgcgtAGCGCCGCCGCGTGGAGTTGTACGCAGCGTAGTCGGCGGTGGCGCTCATGAGCAGGGCCCGGAAGCGGTTGAACCGCGGGCTCTCCTCCAGCGCGATGTCCTCGTAGCTGGGGGACTCGTAGGTGGTGCCGgcggagtcggcggcggcggctgcggggaaGCCGGCGGCGGAGTAGCCGAGCATGCACTGGTCGTAGTAGATGGCGGCGTCCCTGTTGTAGGCGCACGCGTTGGGCAGGTCGCGGGACGCCTGGACGAGGCAGCCGAGGCAGTAGGTGGCGTTCGCGTCGCCGCGGCAGAGCGCGAGCGCCCAGACCTTGtccggggcggcgccggccgcggcggcggcgaagaggtccggcgacgcggaggcgtTCTTGGGCAGGGCGGCGCCGACGATGCCAATGTTGGCGAGGTACCTGCTGCCGGCCGTGAAGTTACCGGCCGTGTAGTCGCACGCTAGCCGAGGGTAGTCCTGACCGGCGGCGCCGGACGCGAgcagggccacggcggcgaggaacgCGGCGAGGATGAGATGCTTCGCCATGACGCGTTGTGTTGTTGAACAACAACAACTACGGATGCTGCTgtctttttttgaaagatctACGGATGCTGCTGTCACCACGCCGTGCCGCATCAGCCACCAGGGAATGAACTAAGCAGCGGCTCTGCAGACACCAACCAAAACATATGCTGCCGTGTGCCGCAGTTAGGGGCTGTTTGGATGGAGCCTGCTGGCAGGCAGCTTGCCGCCCAGGGATCCTGGCCCCAGGCGACCGAAATCAGACGTGTGGGCTCGCTGCCTACGCTCAGGCAGCTTTGCCAGGTCtccaagcaaacaagctccCGGCGCGACGAGCTGCGTGGCGCATTGACAGCGCGAACCAAACACGCCATTATTGATGACTAACTGGGTGGCCGTGTGGGACACATTCAGTACCTTTGCTCCACAAAGGCACATTGTAACTTTGACTCTATATCCAACCATCTATTCAAAATCTAATGTATCCCATTCTTTTCAAGGCGATTTAGTATTTTTCAGCTATTATGGCCTAGCAAATCCACCAACACAATTTGTATTATCATTTAGACAGTGAGCATGCAAAACAGCAACCAATGTATGCAGATTTCATTAGAGATTAACATGCACATAATATAAAATAATGTTTGCATTTTGAACCATTTGAAGTGACATTCAtattagagtaaaatgcaccagaggtccatcaacttgtgagaaggtgtcacttaggtccatcaactttgAAATTGCATTTTTGGGTCCATAAAcatgtaatttgtgtcacttaaGTCCACAAACTGTGAAAGTCCATTTCTagatccataaacttgtaatttgtgtcacctaGGTCCACACCCCTCCACCTAGCCTTCATGCATTGATATCGCACCTACATAAATCTACACGATGCCCACACATAACTGGGTTTTGCCAGAAGGGTGAAATTTGAGCTCCGATTTTGAATCAAGAGCATATGGAGAGGAGATAGGATGGATGGGAGATTTATTTCGGATGTTATTGACATGTATTAGGATTTAAAGGGGAGCTTACAGACTTTCATTAGTGAACTCGGAAGCTTAGATCTAGATATGACCCTGTAATATGGGTGGAAAGGATGGGGTGATGGCTTGGGAAAGGTGGAGGATGTCACAAGAGACTCAACAACATGTGTACCGTGCTAGGGGATATTATGTTCTCCGTGGTGCGGGTAGTCGGATATGGTGGCGCCAGAAGTTGTGGTGAAAAATATTGTGCCAACGTTAGAGCTAGGTCAATCTAGAGTGGTTCTCGGTGAGTGATTGAAAGATATACATGGACAGCCAGGCGACCTTTGTGGGTGCGTCTATGGCCACACGACTGGTCATGGATAAAATTtctggacctaaaaatgcacttttggagtttatggacctaagtggtacaaattataagtttatggacccaaaaatgcattttcagagtttatggacctatatttcaaagtttatggacctaagtgacacaaattacaagttgatggacctaaaaatgcacttttagagttcgtggacctaaatgACACATCTTTACAAGTTGGTGGACCtctagtgcattttactcttcaTATTACAACACCAATATATGGCACTTTCAATCACTTAAATTGCTGGTCTGACACCAAATACCATCATTCGACCATTTCGCTTGTACAATTAGGCCACAAAATACTATAGTTAATTGATTGTAGCAAGGGAAATCAAGAAATTTATGGAAGATATTTTTTCACCGAAGTTGAGCTCTAGATCTAGCACTGTAGCAGCACGCTTTGCCTCTAGattaaaaaggaaaaggataaGATTTTCTTTCCCACTAGCTGGCTGATGCGCCCGGCGGCGCCACCTCAACTCCTCCAGACGTTGACACGAGTCAACACCGAAGACCTCATTGCTTTGCTCACCCCCATCTTTGAACCAGTCAAAAGTACTGTACGTGATTAATATCCGGCCAgcacttgcaagttgcaacgcCCTCCTTTTCAGGTCCTCCTACTGCTACTACTACTTGCCCTAGCAAGATTACTTGAAGTCAATGGGAGAATCAGTGTGCGTGTCCATTCGCACTGACGATTAAAAAAGACACTTTCCAAATATACAATGCGAGCGCGGGTGGCCAAACAAGACTAGCCGGCGTGCGGCGACTTCCGCCGCAGTGTTCAAGATCTTTTTTCTCCCCCCGCCTAAGGCCTTTTTCTGTAATGGGGAAATTTTTTCTTCTGAAATTGAGCTGATTCTTGTAAAATTCCTATACACAAattaaaatgaaaagaaaaagaaatttactcaaaatttgaattttttacTTCTAATTTAATTGGTTTCTCTTTTTTGCATTATGGTATGATTTTTCTTATGCACGTGGTGGGGAGTATATTTGAGTGCACTTTCCTGGGCAATGGCAGATTAAGGTATACAGGagggaaaaaaatagaagagtCACTATTACTTTTCATATGATCTTGGATGAACACAAATTAAAAATTATAGAGCTCGATGAGGTCTAAAACGTTGTAGTTGAcaattttttatattaaattatttagtatttcaaaaaattattataagttctctaatTTTTAAATTATCCAAACAACCTCGGATCCAGAGAAACTCGATATCAAAGTTGTAGCGCTCAATGAGATATTAAAGCTGCGGCTATCCAATTAGATATGCAAGTCTACATATCTACAATTGAGGTCGGAATATTTACTATGTGTATTGCAGTCTATAGTACGAATGTATGAGTATATGTAATGTGAATTAAATTTGGACTTATGTAGTTAAATCGTGCTGTTTGGACCATTTGGAAAACACTTGAGAAATGTgaaatatatattaaaaatacCTTGTGAGAGTATATGTACATGTATGTTTATATTttgtaagagaaaaatagagAATTAATTACAGAGACGGGTGACGACGTAACTGCTCTCTTTGTGTAATAAGGTTCAAGTGAGTACTACAATCGAAGTCCTCATACAAGTATACAACACACTTTTCGCGATCCAAAATTTCCCGATCCAAAATCCACAATCGGCTGCTTTCACATAATTCATTCATGGTAGCTAAAAACAGTTAACACGTCCTTCTCTCGATCGTGTGAATAGTATTAAAATTCGGCGACCAATACAAGTAGTAAAATTGTGTGACCTAACTAAGAGTAGTCTATCTAAGACTCGTCCTGCACTGACACAGTTAACGCCGCATGAGACGCGATAATGCCGGGTTTGGCGCCACCATTGCGGCCGAAGAACTCCGGCTTGGAGGGGACCTGTAGGGAGACCGTGTCGCTCCCTAGCATCATGACCACCGATGACATCACCGGCCGATCCACCGGGTTTCCCTGCACGCACAGGAGCCCTATCTGGACGCACTTCCGCGCATCGTCCTCCGAGAAGACGCCGTTCATGGCCGGGTCAATGATCTCCGCCACTCTTCCGGCCGTCCAATGTTCCCATATCTGCATGCAATGCACCATCAGTTGTTCTTAATTAGCTGGATTGATCGTGACCCAATCCAATGTTGTGTTCACATCGCAATGATAGTAACCTGTGAGTacttaaaaattaaaaaaaaattctaaattacttcCCTCAACTATAACCAAAGTCTAAACTTACCATGGCCATTAAACCTTGAGATTGATGCCGAGAGTTGGAGCTGCCTTCGTTCTTCCTCCCGGTTAGGATCTCAAGGACCATGACGCCGAAGCTGAACACATCTGATTTGACAGAGTAATTCCCACGCATCACGTACTCGGGCGCCATGTATCCGCTGAAACACACGGCACACATAGTTAGTTTTAATAATTAGGTAATGCATATGTAATTAATTGCTTCGTTGTACTGACTGTGTGCCGACGACATTGCTGGTGACGCCCTGCGTCTGGTCTCGACCGAAGATCCTCGCGAGGCCGAAGTCTGAAATCTTGGGGTTCATGTTGGCGTCCAGCAAAAtgttgctcgccttgagatcccgATGCACCACTCTGGGATGAGAATCTTCGTGGAGGTACTGTAGGCCGCGGGCGATCCCATTGATGATCCTGTACCTCTTTTCCCAGTCAAGTTGTTCACGTTTGACGGTGTCTGGCATGTATCGATCGACAGCCAAAATGAGCTAGCTAGCGTGAGTGATCACTGTGCGATGTACTTATTAGTAGTACCAAACTCCGTAGAGAAAATGCAGTGTCGAAATAAGGTTTTCCGAATCATCAGTACCGAAAAGTATGAGGTCGAGGCTCCTGTTAGGAACGAACTCGTAGACGAGCAGCCTCTCCTGTTGCTCCAAGCAGACACCCACGAGGCTGACGAGATTCTTGTGCTTAAGCTTGGCAACCAAATCGAGCTCATTCTTCAGCTCTTCCCCTCCTTGCGTTGAGGAGTCTGACAGTCTCTTCACTGCAATTTCAGACCCGTCTGGTAGAGTACCCTGTAAACATGACATCAAGCAAACCAATAAAGTAATACTGTATTGATTACGTATTAACAAGCATTTTGATATTGATTATTCAGAGAGACAAATAAAGATATGTCTTTTTGTTTTCCAGTGGTACCTTGTACACGGCACCAAATCCTCCTTCTCCAAGCTTGTTGCTTTCTGCGAAATCCCCAGTCGCAGATCGTAAGGCAGATATGTCCATGAGCATGGACTCTAGGCTCTCCATGCCCTCTGCTCCAGTTGAATAACTTTCATCTGTTCAGATATCAACATCGCCGCAAGCCGATTAGTCAACCGCACCAATCAAGCGCCTAAATTGGATAGTTTCTTTGCTGCACATACATGTCTGTTTTCCTTCTGTCACTggacgcctccgcctcctccagaGACACAGGCAAGCCACAAGGTTTATGGCTGCTAAAATAGGCAGCAAAACCAGAGGAACCATGGCAGGCACGCTGTACTTTCGCCCTGTGAATAATTATTAACCAGTGTAAGAACAGAACATATCATTCTCAGGTCAAATTATTCTCAATTTTATCATGTCTAAATGTTCGGTTATCACCATGCATTAGATCTGCAGTGAACTGAAATCTATGCTTAATTGGCACTCATATTAAAAGATGCATGAATTCGACAAGGAAAAGGACTGATTTCGGCTGGTTCAATAGTGTTCACTAGAGAAGCTGGTTGATTTCGGCTGATGAACAGAGTGAATATATAcctctggccgccgccggcgtcacaTTAAccctcggcgccggcgcaggCGCCGGTGTTCCTCCTAGCGACACCATGAGCGGCCCACTGATGAAGGGTGCCGTTTCGTACCGGAAGGTGCACCTGATCGCGAGCGTCCTGCCCCCGATGGCGGATAAGCTCGCAAAGAAACCAATACTCCCCGCGATGATGTCGGCGAGGCAGCTCCGGCACCTCGCCGGCGTCAGGTCCGGCGTGCACTGCGCCATGCTGTACACCTTGGGGTACTCGCGGTTGAAGCCGGCCTCCCCGGCGGCGTACCGCCGCGAGGAGTTGTTGGCGGCGTAGTCGGCCGTGGCGTTCAGGAgcgcggcgacgacgaggtTGAACCTGGCCGGCTCCGACGTGACGCTGATGCTGTTCTTTTCCAGCAGAGACGGGTTCGGCCAGGAGCTGTCGTCGGTGAGGAAGTGGATGTTGGAGTAGTGGAGCGTGCAGGTGTCGTAGAAGATGGTGGCGTCCTTGCTGCCGGCGCAGGCGTCCGGGAGGGCGCGGAAGGCCTGGGCGAGGCAGCTACGGCAGGACctggcgtcggcgtcgccgcGGCAGAGGGCGAGGGCCGAGACCTGCTCCGGGATGGCGCCGACGTCCGCGGCGGTGGCGAAGAGGtccggcgacgcggaggcgtTGCCGGGCAGGGTGGCGGCGATGGATTGGAGGCTGGCGAGGTAGCTGCTTCCGGCCGCGAAGCTGCCGGTGTCGCCGCACGCTGGCCACGGTTCCCCTGCAGCGTTGGGTGCGAGGCGGGCGACGATGGCCAcggacaggaggaggaggaggtgacggTCCGCCATCGTGCGTTGCGTTGCGTTGCGTTGCGGAAAAGACAAGGTTTTAGGAGGTTCCGTAATTAATACAAAGGCGAATCAGCTGTGGCAGTGGAAGACTTCCCCAAattagttgatttttttttagattcaAATTAGTTGAATTTTAGGATTACAGCACTCCACCACGCTACAAACGAAACGAATCAGCAGGACAAATGCCATGCCGGTGAACAGTGACTGCACCATCGTTTTGCCTATGGATGATGGTATTAGGATTACAACCTGATGATTAGTTAGTCCTAAAAGAATACTGTGGCGGACGTCACACACTACGGGTGGTTTGCATTTGACAGGGGCAGGCCCAAATGATTGTccactacaaaaaaaaaaatgagcaTTTGTCCCAACATGTTAGTACCGGACGCATTTTcgtccggtactaacgtgcaaaattagtaccgggtggaaaTTTTCGGTCCTCGAaggctatttagtaccggtcggtagtATCGGTTGGTGTTTTGCCCAGATACTAAAATGGCGCAACTATTTAGTACTGGTCGGTGTCTTGGCCCGGTAATAAATAGGTCTTCACGGGTTACTTCAAAAAGAAAACATATCATATGCACTCACATGTGCTGTGTGGGTGGGATGGTAGAGAAAATTTTGTGCGAGGCTGTAGGTCACGGGTACGAATCCAACGAGCACACACATATTCCTAGCTTATTTTTTCTAAGAGGtggtgcatttagtaccgggcattgtgaccggtactaaatagtgCAATATTTAGTACTGGCCGGTACCTGGCTGTTGGGATCCGGTACTAATAGGCGTTTTCTACCCGTGGTCCATGATTATCTAGTGACAGCCTAGCAGCAAACTTTACCCTTAGTAATCACGGAGTAATTACTGAATAAGATTACTATTTTTTCCTTATAATACCCTCCCACCATACCGTCTTACTCCTATTTTTGATATGGAGCACTGTAAAAGAGCTAAAAAAGTAACCCAAACAACCGTTACActtttcaaatgaaaaaatataTACTTTTAAAGTAGCTATATGCATCCCGTGTCATTCTTGCCTCCTTGCTTCTTCTAATCTTATGAATATCCTCATCTTATTGCCGTGTGAACACGTACCGTGCAGGTCTTCCTTGGGAGAAAATCCagcggcttgaagaaaagagaAACGATGACTTCACAACGACGAGCTAGTGGCATCGTTGTTTTCTATGAGAACCACTTGCTAGCTAGGTTCGCAGCCTAATTCAATGATGTTTCCATGGTCTGTCCACTTGAGTGGAAAGACGTCGAAACGATGACTATGTCGCTTTGTGTCTGGACCGGTGATCAAGAGGGGTTGAATAGGAGTCcttcaaattttttccaaaaaactAACTCCAATTCACTGTCTAAAAGCTCTCTCTTCTAATCGAAGTTGACACGAGTCAAGTGACACGCTCATCTTAGGAATGATTAGAAAATATTAAGGGAAGCAACACGCAAAGCATACCTAAGAAAAACTTGCACGGAGAGACAAGCTAAAATACTTCTAAAGCACCCTAACTAAGCATACTTAGATTAACTCAAATTAGCAGTAACAAAACTAGCTAATTAAGCAAGTAAAGAGTAAAGCAAAAACTAATTAAAAAAGCTAAAGACACAGAGGAACTAATTGATTGATCTTAGCAAGAAATTAATCAGCAAAGACACGGACAAAAAATAAACTATGGAACAAGAAGACTTTGCTCACTGTGCACTTTTGCACCATCGGCCCGGCCTGTCCCTTGGCCTGGGGCGAAAGCTGGGCCAGCTCCCAGCGCCCAGCATGCGCCGATggccttttttttcatttttatatttaaaaaaattcaaaaaatacatagtcattccaaaaaatttaaaaaatgggCCCTGTCGCCCATGGGGAGGGCGATAGTcccctgtcgcccaggcaggGAGCGACAggcttttttgtaaaaaacaattTACAAACCGGTCCTCGGTCAGCGTGGCACGGGGGCTCGGCGGGGGGGTCGCCCCCTAACAGGCGACAGGGGAGGCCTGTCGCGCCCCCCTCTATATAAGCCCTTCACCACCATTcactcctcatttgagcccaaaaattccaccaaaaatccagaaaaaaaagaggggtgaggacaagggaagcggcgaagccctgccggatttcgcacttgtgatctgcaggtatttatatttaacttatgtattttttcattaatattgtagagtaattaaatttaattagtgctatagtagaacaaaTTTAAGTAGTAGTTTAAGGATACGCGTTTATTATTAGTTTAGGAAATTAAGACTAAGTACTATTaaagacgtgtttataaattaattacgatttagaatagaatttcgcatatgcagtatataatttgagtgtcatcacgtagttatgaatacttaaatgttgtagttgaaatccatacttagtttttacggattattgaataaggtagtgaagtaaagagtataactcgataagtattctgtgatatacagatatgtcgagcaagatgcagtttcaagtattttttggtgactacaatgttttgtatgggccaaatagagtagatctttctgctttttaagtgcacatctagcgccatagataaacctctggagaggagttttggttccatatataaGTGGTTGCAgtgtgggttccgtgttgatccggagacacatgtgatgaccgtcaaTTCTCTTGTTAATTAGGAAGTAGAAaatgatttatgggaattgatgatgatacacagcactgatgactacaaaaagtacatgcaagcagctctagagcgtgggtggcctctggccattcttgttcaaactcgggagaagacacaaaatgaaatccaacatggtgcagattaAGCAACttcgagtattcgaagagagaccaactat
This window of the Panicum virgatum strain AP13 chromosome 1K, P.virgatum_v5, whole genome shotgun sequence genome carries:
- the LOC120695947 gene encoding cysteine-rich receptor-like protein kinase 6, whose translation is MRHGVVTAASVDLSKKDSSIRSCCCSTTQRVMAKHLILAAFLAAVALLASGAAGQDYPRLACDYTAGNFTAGSRYLANIGIVGAALPKNASASPDLFAAAAAGAAPDKVWALALCRGDANATYCLGCLVQASRDLPNACAYNRDAAIYYDQCMLGYSAAGFPAAAAADSAGTTYESPSYEDIALEESPRFNRFRALLMSATADYAAYNSTRRRYAAGEVDMDLPDFPKLYSWAQCTPTPDLTPARCWRCLAGAVSRLSLLYTNSSVGMVLGVRCSIRYQTDPFMDGPVMVRQAAAHSPNSAAPSSGALAPAPAPAPPAAVPAGGAGRKYSVPGLVLIAVLPVLAAMNLITLLCFWRRRSPTKTKQSGPDYNNEAEGMEIVDTMLIDLSTLRAATGDFAEGNKLGEGEFGAVYKGVLPDGDEIAVKRMSKSLSQGVDELANELAVVAKLKHKNLVSLVGVCLEQQERLLVFEFVPNRSLDLVIFDTEKRKRLDWGKRYNIIDGIARGLQYLHEDSQLKVVHRDLKASNILLDSNMSPKISDFGLARIFSREQTHAVTNHLVGTYGYMAPEYRMRGHYSVKSDVFSFGVLVLEIVTGRSNNCCSDSQRSEDLLTWMWEHWMAGTALEMVDPALNGSFSEDEVRRCIHIGLLCVQENPGDRPVMASVVMTLGSDTVSLQAPAKPASFASYGGAKPGAASV
- the LOC120695959 gene encoding cysteine-rich receptor-like protein kinase 6; the encoded protein is MADRHLLLLLSVAIVARLAPNAAGEPWPACGDTGSFAAGSSYLASLQSIAATLPGNASASPDLFATAADVGAIPEQVSALALCRGDADARSCRSCLAQAFRALPDACAGSKDATIFYDTCTLHYSNIHFLTDDSSWPNPSLLEKNSISVTSEPARFNLVVAALLNATADYAANNSSRRYAAGEAGFNREYPKVYSMAQCTPDLTPARCRSCLADIIAGSIGFFASLSAIGGRTLAIRCTFRYETAPFISGPLMVSLGGTPAPAPAPRVNVTPAAARGRKYSVPAMVPLVLLPILAAINLVACLCLWRRRRRPVTEGKQTYESYSTGAEGMESLESMLMDISALRSATGDFAESNKLGEGGFGAVYKGTLPDGSEIAVKRLSDSSTQGGEELKNELDLVAKLKHKNLVSLVGVCLEQQERLLVYEFVPNRSLDLILFDTVKREQLDWEKRYRIINGIARGLQYLHEDSHPRVVHRDLKASNILLDANMNPKISDFGLARIFGRDQTQGVTSNVVGTHGYMAPEYVMRGNYSVKSDVFSFGVMVLEILTGRKNEGSSNSRHQSQGLMAMIWEHWTAGRVAEIIDPAMNGVFSEDDARKCVQIGLLCVQGNPVDRPVMSSVVMMLGSDTVSLQVPSKPEFFGRNGGAKPGIIASHAALTVSVQDES